The sequence AAACAATATTTATGTAATCCAAACAGTTGGAATGGTCTGTGGGTACTTAAAGAACAATCCTGTCGAATTTGTTACTAATTTCTGATGTAACTAAGGACAGTATAAcaacataactgtatctctgtgtATAAATATACTGTGTATATTTCCCAGTTGTCAAGGTTCACATCCAAATGTTGGGGAacttatatgattaaatatgaaacaaTTTGTGAGAAGATTAaatgtgatgttagccttctaaatgagagaactGTTTTGCATATAAAGTCTTAACTAGTCAGTGACCACacccacgtgagcacagacattatgtCGGTGTCATGGAATGCCCCCTTTTCCCAGAGTGCATAAACCCCACTTCTAGCGAAATTAACATTAGACCAGCGGGACCGACAGCGTGAGCTGGAAGGTACGAAATGGTTAGACACTCCGAAACTTTCAACAGAGAAGAAAatctctatagaccagagagcatggagctgtagctacatgttgaaatgatTGGCAATTTAAATGGCTACCACTCTATAGACCAGTTACGTGCAGCGCCAGCTGAATACATTACAAATGATTAAGAAATCTACAAAACTAAAGACTACACATTCACAGTCTGCAGCTGTATATGTAAAATAGTCTAGGAAACTCGGCCGAAGACGAGAGAAAAACATTTCCCTATCAAACGACCATCCATTATAACAGACACTCCGAGAAATCTGAGAAGCTCCAGCTACAAAAGACATTGTGACTTCTGGGGAACACAACCAGAGACTTCTGATGAATTACTCTCCACAGAAAATGGACCGGGCGATttcaacagagagagacaacaagccatacaagcgtaaatatgtacattgcaaTTCTTATTGAATAAGAAGCcattcatgtgcaaagtattagCATTTCCATGAGCATAGTTATCAACTGTATGTAGTGGGTCCATTCTGTCTTTCATGCTCTTTATCTGTCCCCACCCCTTGCCATTGTCTACCAAGCCATCATAAAGGCAGATCAAGCAGATGACAACAGATGATCAACATCAATTTGCtagggatattagatccaacgTGGATCCAGGCACAACTATCTTCACCGGAGTAACGAATGAGACACCAAAATATTCTGGACATTCCTGGCTAACATCTTTTTGTCCAGCACTTGGACTGTTGTTGCATTGCATCCACTATCACAACAGCTGTCACCTGACTGTCATTCTAAAAATTCCTTCCTGGATCATATTATGATGTGTGAAAATATCACTGAGTAACTAATCAGCTGGACACCAAATCAGCAtccacattaatgacagtatcaatTTAGGTTTTAAGTATCAAAGTAAGGTGATTCTTTTGGTTAGAAGCATTCGATTTTGCAATCGCATACGTCATTTTTGATTGGTGTACCCATAAAAATTGTTTTCACCCCGTAATATAAGGAGACAAAAAATGTAGGTAGTTACACTCTCTATACAAAAAACTGTACACAAGCTATTTCCAGGATCCTTACAGGGTTCAAGTCTAATTTAACTAATTATTGCTTAATATATGATATAACAACAACTTACACTGCTATAAATGCAAggacagaaaagtaatgttttatGTGACATGATTTtggacaaatccgtcaagacaaaAACCATGATAAAGGGTTAAACAGGTTTTAAATCAACTCGTAAATGTTATTGAACCCACTATGGTCCCTCATTATATCTTAATGTAATGACATTAATGTAAtgacatctctctctgtcaggtgactccctccatctctcagagTTAAGGATTGTACTGCTGGGGTACAGAGGAGGATCTGGGAAGAGTTCAGCAGGAAACACCATACTGGGCAGAGAGGAGTTTGACCTGAGGACAGCCGCTCAGTGTGTGAAGAGACAGGGAGAAGTAGCAGGGAGGCAGGTCACTGTGGTTGACACTCCTGAGCTGGTTAAACAGGAGATTGTGTTCAGTGCGTCTTTGTGTCCCCCAGGACCCCACACTCTCTTCCTGGTCATTCGGGTGGACGTTTCGTTCAAAGAAGAAGAGACAAATGCTGCAGAggaccacctggagcttctcagTGAGAGAGTCTGGAGTCACACTATAGTGCTGTTCACCCATGGGGACTGTCTGCGAGACAAAACCATTGAGCAGCATATTCAGAGAGAAGGGAAGGCCCTCCAGTGGCTTGTTGAGAAATGTGGGAACAGATTTCATGTCCTCAACAATAAAAACAGTGGTGACGTCACTCAGGTCACAGAGCTGCTGGAGAAAATAGATGAGTTGGTGGCAGCCAACAGTGGAGATGTGTTTAACCCTGAAAGAGATTATAAAGAAGGAATGAATTGGATACCTGAGGAGATGTGGAAGAAACCATCTTTGCCATTAAAGGGAGCTCACAGCATATACCCTCTTCTTCTGAGTAGTAAGTATGGTACTCTGACAGTACCTTTAAATCTCAAGCATGCTACAATGTTCTTGTTTGTCTACCCTCAATTTACAAAGGTTAGTTTACCAACTTAGAGGTGCACATATGTTtacaaaaaatatacaaaaaaaatcAAGATTCCAGTCACActggaaaaataaataacatttaaaCAAAATAAGACAAAATAAATGCTACAGTCCACTTTCCTTCTGTTATTAACATTATTCATAAACCTGAACCAAACACCATCATAGTGTAGATATCAGTATTGCTTATTTCTTTAGTCTAAAACGTTGGGGGAGGTGGGCCGGGGCTGCTAacctgacatatggaattgttttaagatggtcatactatggatcatttagctatttgatttaggattttaggacccctttaggtattaAAAAAAATCTCTATATTATTTTTGGTTATAAAATATTGATTTTGGCCTTCACTACtaaagcccatagaaacacattgaaaaaCACTTTCATACATGGCAGAAAGGACAGTAAAATAAGAAAATCATAAGAAACAAGAtgttgaagtgtctgtcctaaatctagAAGATATAAAAAAACTCaagaaatatatatttaaaacaaattgtacacatatttaacccctttttttggGTAGGCACAAAATTACCTTCATACTTCCAATCGTTTTTTTAAAcgggtaccggttaccttcagacaagtcccgtcacacttgtgggggtcgtagagtaAAACAAAGAACACCATCATGTTTGGTagaatctcccctttccacagtggggtcccagtttgtagcccaaacggtttgGACACtaccaaacagaagttggcacatcaacGGTACTGACTTCGAATGATTCTCCTGATATTTGTGGGGATCCTAGAGCAAAACGGTTGgtaggatgtctcatggtctgacaaacaccactctagctctgccacctttcaccgcagatgcggaagtgcgacactgGCGGATgtagtggattgagacgcatccaaagCAAAACATATCTCTAGagatacactaccattcaaaagtttgggttcacttagaaatgtccttgttttagaaagaaaggcacattttttatggaatagttacataggcgtacagaggcccattatcagcaaccatcactcctgtgttccaatggcacgttgtgttagctaatccaagttgatcattttaaaaggctaactgattattagaaaaccattttgcaattatgttagcacagctgaaaactgttgtactgattaaagaagcaataaaacgggccttctttagactagttgagtatctggagcatcagcatttgtgggttcgattacagaaactgccaagaaactgaagaactcgtacaacgctgtgtactactctcttcacagaacagcgcaaactggctctaaccagaatagaaagagtagtgggagaccccggtgcacaactgagcaagaggacaagtacattagagtgtctagtttgagaaacagacgcctcacaagtcctcaactggcagcttcattaaatagtacccgcaaaacaccagtctcaacgtcaacagtgaagaggcgactccaggatgctggccttctatgcagagttcctctgtccagtgtctgtgttcttttgccatcgtaatcttttctttttattggccagtctgagatagggctttttctttgcaactctgcctagaaggccagcatcccggagtcgcctattcactgttgacgttgagactggtgttgaccccaaacttttgaacggtagtgtatctagcttaaactgatggattttgatggtgatttttttgttatttaactTACATTGCAAGATAACATTTAAGCAAAATTAAACAAAATGCTAGAGACCACTTTCCTTCTGTTATTAACATTATTCATGAAACTGAACCAACCACCATCATAGTGTAGATATCAGCATTGCTTATTTATTTAGAATCTAAGACATTGGGAGAGAGGAAATTGATGGGGATTTGTTTGTTATTAAGTAACTTAGCAATCGACTCTAGGAGGTTATCTACATGATGCAAGCATTGTTTTGTTCTACAGTGAGTGGAGGCAGCAGACCTGAGACTGGATATGATGGTTCAGAACAGATGTCTGGGTTTGGATCTGTGGCTGAATCTCTGCTGAGGCTAGTGGGTAGGATGTTACGATTCTTCCCTGAGAATACAGTTATAAAAATAAAGTGTTGAATGCGTTTATCATTTTATCATTCACCAAGCAAGAAAAAGTAATGGATTGTAGAGTACTTAAGCCTAATCTAAGTATTATAGTtctcttgttgtgatgttgtCCAGTACCTGGAGATGACATATCTGATACCCAGTCTCTGAGAAGCTCTGTGTACAGCTCCCAGACATCAGAACCAGTATGTGAGCACAACTCTGGATCAAAGAGTTCTATAGAAAAATTCAGCTTGGATTTCATGAGGTAGGCACTGTTGTCTGAGGCTCCGCTTCTCCCTCACAAAATGTTTTCTATAATAATCAGATCTACTGAGGATGTAACAAGCTGTACACATTCACACATTATTGCACATACACACTAGTAGCATGTCAATGTACACTACCGGTGagaagttttagaacacctactcattcaagggtttttctttatttttactattttctacattgtagaataatagcaaagacataaactatgaaataacacatgtagtaaccaaaaaagcattaaacaaatcaaaatatattttatatttgagattcttcaaatagccaccccttgccttgatgacagctttgcacactcttggcattctctcgaccagcttcatgaagtagtcacctggaatgcaattcaattaacaggtttgccttcttaagttaatttatggaatttatttccttcttgatgtgtttgagccaatcagatgtgatgtgacaaggtaaggggggtatacagaagaaagccctatttgataaaagaccaagtccatattatggcaagaacagctcaagtaagcaaagagaaacgacagtccatcattactttaagacatgaaggtcagtcaatacggaacatttaaagaactttgaaagtttcttcaagtgcagtcgcaaaaaccatcaagcgctatgatgaaactggccctcttgaggaccgccacaggaaataaaatatattttaatttgcttaacacttttttggttactacatgattccatatcagttatttcatagttttgatgtcttcactattattcgaaaatagtataaataaataaaaaccttggaatgagaaggtgttctaaaacttttgaccggtagtgaaTATTAACAAAAATGCTGAAAAATGTACTGAAGATGCAAGAGTGGGGAGGTTGACATCAAGGCTACTGTTGCATTAGCGGAAACCTTCAGAGCTTTCTTCATCTCTGTCAGTTTTCTATTGTAGCATGCAACAATGGATACACTCATTCTCTATCTCCCTGCCCTAactaacatttacattacatttaagtcatttagcagacgctcttatccagagcgacttacccTGTTCTCTGAATATAGTTTTGTACTCAGAAGAATATTTTGTAGTCAGAAGAATCCATGTACCAGTGACACATCAAACCCTGAATCTGAACACAGCTCTACATCTACACCAGCGGAACATGTAAGTAGAGTATATCATCATTGCCTCAGTGTTTCAGTTCAACTCTATTAAAGATTCTCAATACTCACAGTTTGAGTATTGTAGGACAGTCAGTATTTTAAAGTACTTAAATGTTTTCACTCCTCAAATGTTGTGTAATGTCGAGTTTGTATCCCTCAGTTGTGTAGAATAGATCCAGCTATATGCCtcaataattaataataataaa is a genomic window of Salvelinus namaycush isolate Seneca chromosome 15, SaNama_1.0, whole genome shotgun sequence containing:
- the LOC120059762 gene encoding GTPase IMAP family member 9-like produces the protein MDLSKFGEEGGLAGGDSLHLSELRIVLLGYRGGSGKSSAGNTILGREEFDLRTAAQCVKRQGEVAGRQVTVVDTPELVKQEIVFSASLCPPGPHTLFLVIRVDVSFKEEETNAAEDHLELLSERVWSHTIVLFTHGDCLRDKTIEQHIQREGKALQWLVEKCGNRFHVLNNKNSGDVTQVTELLEKIDELVAANSGDVFNPERDYKEGMNWIPEEMWKKPSLPLKGAHSIYPLLLSMSGGSRPETGYDGSEQMSGFGSVAESLLRLVGRMLRFFPENTVIKIKC